The following is a genomic window from Octopus sinensis linkage group LG20, ASM634580v1, whole genome shotgun sequence.
CTTGTGTCAGTAATCAAACAGATGATGACAACTCGTCTacaaagtttaacacaaaatccaAAGCATGACCATGAAGGATTCAGTAAAAACCAGAGATAATCAAATTCTGCCAGCCTGCAAATGCTTGCCACTCTCATTAGCTATTTCTTATGGTATCAAATATGATGCTTCTTAGTATTTACTCCAGCTTTTTGCATTCAGAGTTCTTGGGTGGTGGTTTAATTCAAACACCAAGTTTAACACCACGGTCTGGTCTTTGGATACCTTTAGCAGTGCTTTCTATGTTGGAAGTATTCAGGCCAGGTTTGAAGATAACTTCTACCAATCCAACTTAATGGGCCCTGAGAAAATACTAAAGCAAGGCCCAGTCCTTCCCTTCTTCTTTaccaaaatagtaaaataattatttaaatttttggcacaaggtcaacaattttaagGGAGAGATTTACATTGAATAAATCAACGCCATTGGCTCTACTGGAGCTTTTTTATCAATGCTAAAAGTAAGGCAAAggcagttttttgttttttgtggaaattgaacttagaatctaGTGAGNNNNNNNNNNNNNNNNNNNNNNNNNNNNNNNNNNNNNNNNNNNNNNNNNNNNNNNNNNNNNNNNNNNNNNNNNNNNNNNNNNNNNNNNNNNNNNNNNNNNGGGAAGTTTCATTACTCCACTTCAGCTTCACCTAACAAGTGGTCAGCTGTGTCGGCAGTGTGCCTCCATAACTTGCAGAGTATTTAAGTAGTTTTCTATTACATaccaatgtgtttatgtgtactaaaaggtgaaaagtaaaaattcttaTTTGATGTTTATTTCAAACAGGAAGCTGATTCTCCCCCTGAACAAGCAAAAGATGGAGAAATTTTGGGTGAAAAGGGgaaagcaaaaacacctaaagctagtCAATCCAGTGAAGGCGAAGAAGAAAATCATTCAAAAGGTTGGTTGTTTCTAATTAATGGTCTACCACAGAAATTTGATGTttccatatatttcatatttgttattTGTAAAAGGTTAACGCTAATTGAAAagtattttcctttttgtttctccTATTTTTAATCTAAATTTCAATCCAGATTTAATGAATAGAATTGAatccttcaacatttaaattggtCATATCTGGCCCCAAAATTTCTTCATGTTTTATGATCAAATCAGCCAATTCTGGCCTCTCACGCCTTACACTACAacgacattttaaaaataagtaatcaccATGAAAATCTCTcagctacaagatgatgcatgattaattgaaaataatgaacatgaacatcgaaataaatatcagtggaaatagtagttgtgatacctgtgccggtggcacataaaaagcaccatctgaacgtggccgatgccagtgccgccccgactggcttctgtaccagtggcacataaaaagcaccatccgaacgtggccgttgccagcgctgccttggctggcttctgtaccggtggcacgttaaaaactccaaccaatcgtggccgatgccggacccccctggcacctgtgcaggtggcatgtaaaaagcacccactacactcgtggatggttggcgttaggaagggcatccagctgtagaaacactgccagatcagactggagcctggtgcagcccctggcttcccagaccccggtcgaaccgtccaacccgtgctagcacggaaaacggacgttaaacgatgatgatgaatgggacTAGATAAGAATTATATTCAACAACtaattatcattgtcatcgttgttgtttaacagctgctttccatgctggcatgggttgaacagtttgactgagaaccaGTGAGCtgggtggctgcaccaggttccaatctgatttggcaaggtgtctactgctggatgcccttcctaacgttaaccactccaaaagtgtagtaggtgctttttacataccaccggcatgggtgccagtcaggcagcactggcattggccacactcaaatggtactttttatgtgccagtcaggcggcactggcatcgaccacaactgcaatttcacttggttcaacagATCTTTACAAGTACTGCATATTGTCTGACggttgaagggtgcttttaaatgggccagtaaTGCGACACTGGTACTGGCTGATCtgacttggcttgccaggtcttctcaagcatggcatgtttccaaaggtctcggtcgcttatcattgcctctgtgaggcccaacatttgaaggtcaggcttcaccacctcatctttGGTCTTCCTtagtttacctcttccacagcttccttccactgttagagattggcacttcctcacacagctgtccttatccatatgtaacacatgaccataccggcacagttgtctctcttgcaaacCACATCTGGTGCTGCttatgtctaacttttctctcagggtgcttatacTCTGTCGTgtttgcacactgacattacacatccagtggagcatactaacttcatttttttcaagcctacacatgttctCAGCAATCACAGCCCacgtttcactgctgtgtagcatggctgtttgcacacaggcatcatacagtctgcctttcactctgagtgagaagccttttgttaccagcagagttAGGAactctctctgaactttgcccagcccaatcttattctagtagctatgctctcagataaaaaaaagaattttccagATGAAGGATGgcactgtttatttttttcttcctttttgatCATTAGCTGAAAGCAGAAGTGGTTGATTTAATCGGGTCTAATTCCTGATTGTATCATAATTTTGCTGtaataagaaagaaagcaaaagtgTGAATTTACTAACTCTTTggcgttcagattactctgtcaaatgcaacatattcatattgatttgaattaatcactcattatcttgtagctttgagattttaatgatgagGTTGCTTATGccttgaatgacattgtagattaGGTGTGGGGTGGCAGATCTGGCCAGGTTTAACATCAATCAAACAGAAAAtgttgggccggatatggccggtttaaatgctattgggtgaattttaattttctctcttttatattttaatcttttttttttattttattttttttttatcaaagaagaaagaaaggtgatggaaaacaacaaaatttctCCGTCATCTTTTCAAACCTATAAGCCTGCGAGTCATCAGAATGACAATGAAGAGATTTCGCCACCAACATGTTCTGGTGCTGCATCATTCCTTATCAACAAGATGTTTCAAGGCAGTAATTGCCCAGCCAACGTCAATCCTGCATCGACATCTCCTCCTTCTGATTATTGCCTCATTCCTGGTAGCGGAGCTCCTGCGTCAACTGGGAAATTCTTTGACCCGTCAACAGAACAAGATCGCTACTATGATCAGAAAAATTTGAACGGAAACAAATACTGTGAGACGACAGATAAAACTTGTACAGACAGTTCTCCCGAAGCTCAAGATCTCGAAGCAATAGAAGACAAACTCAGCGAAGCCGGAACCTACACTATTGAAGGTGACCAAGAAGctaaagaggaagaagaattggCCAGGAAAAGAATTGACAATGTGTTTGGTGTTGGCCAAAATATACAAAGACCTATAATAGTTGAATTAAAAAACTTAGAACAGGACTCTTCTACATTAGGAAAAGAATCTAGTGAAATGAATCATGTTGGAAAATTTTTAGAAGATTCAAAGTTTTATTTAAATAacggtagtaataataattgttctcCAGAAGCAGATGTAGATCAAATGGAAGatatagaaaatttaaaagatatctcgcctgtaagtatatatttttctggATATATTCAGTGATAATATTCTAATGGTAAATAGGGAGCTGGGGTGGACAggaagaattggttgagaatatgaCTAACGGGTCTTGTCATTCTAtgctcatcatcaacatttaatgttcattttccttgttggcatgggttggcagAGTTTAAAATTTTGTGATGGTTGAGTTTGCCTCCCCTATTTCTGcaatcaataaactaagtactaaGTGAGCCACAGTTCTTACCATGTACacctacactctctctctctttttctctctttctctctttctctcttttctctctctctctctctctcaaataccactaagcattttatctagcatgctaacgattctgccagttcaccatcttaataataataataatattattattattaataataataataatgaaatgcttagctgctGCTTTTTCTTCATGGGACAACATCTGTAGTGTGTTTTCTGTTTTGATATTATGCTGCTGTAATACTTCTGCTGTTCTTATGAATTTGAACAATTATTTTCCTGATTTTCAAAGGTCAAATTTGTTACTTTTAGAATTTCTTTCATTAGAtttgacttctctctctctctcatgatatatatatatatatatatatatatatatatatatattaaataaatgtcaGGAGGCACAActgctgtgtgtgtggtgtgtgtgtgtatatattgtgtttgtgtgtatttatttatatacagactAACCCATTACTATTTTCATAAAATCTGTTTTTGGTTTATGAGGAATTTGTCAAATAAATACCCTTATGATACTTCCTAGTGGCTTCTGTCAGTCTGGATTGACCAGGTATATGCACCTGTGTTTAGGGTATATGGTATTTTGTATATCCAATCTAAAGCAGTGAGAACAAGgatgatgaagttgatggaaTAGCAGCAGAGGACTGATTAATCAAAGATTCTAATTCCTGTCCTGACTTACTGTGTTGTTATCAGGGCCAGGAAGCTTAACCCTCAACAGTTTAGCTCTAAATGCACTTGCAGATACTGAGTGGATGGACAGAGAACAAACTGCCAACGACCAGGATCAACCAGTCCAGTTAGTGAACAACTGCTATCATCTGAGGTCCTGGTATGCACAGATGAGATGTTTCAGCTAGTGAAAGAGCAGTATGACTTAATATCCAGGGCCAGACATTCATGTTTCATTGCTTGATCAAAACGTGTGGCATGGAGGGGGTTACATTGGTCTGGGCAAATCACCTGACAGGGATAGATGGATGGGGTATAGCATTAATGTTCACTGCTCCAAGAAGTGGGAACACTTTTTAAGTGCTTCATTAGGTTGCAGTGTTGAGTTGAGTGGCTCTTGTAAATGGAGaaaagcatcaccaccaccaccaccatcattttaatgtccaattttctaTACCTGCATGAGTCAGGTGGAGTATATTACGGAAGATCTTTTTATacgagatgcccttcctgttgccaactcccACCTGTTTTTCCAAGCGAAGTAATGGTTCCCTgtggccagacatgctttcacaGAATACCAGAAACAAAAGACCAGCTAACACTTGATGTTGAGGAAGgaaaaactaacacacacacactcacaatggacttctttcaatttctgttgactgaatccattcacaaagctttgaggGTCccacagtagaagatacttgccctaggtgccacaaagtgagactgaacctgaaaccatgtggctgggaagcaaacttcataaccgTACAGCCAAGCCTGGACCTAATTAGAACCTAATACAAAACCTTACTAGTATGTTCCTTCTCTTAGTCCTCAGTAGTGTTTCTAATGACATGATAATGCTTACAGTGAATGTCTACTTGTCCATTACAGAGTGGACAGGGGgatttttacaaggcaccagcacTTGTGAGGTCGACAAGCAACTTGCAAGAGAAGATATCTTCAAAGACTGGGGttcagtattgagggaggtggttttGTGCCGGGTGTTGAGTCTAAAATAGGGGTGAGGGGACAGGAAAAGGTGTCTTGCTGCAGAAGAGGTAACTATCCCCCAGGCAGGGAAGGAGGAAAGTATGTTGGAAATAAGATATTGGGGCACATTAAGGTGCCCTTGTTCCTCCACTCTTGTTGTTTGACTTGGCTTAAAAGATCCACTGTGTGATGGTTTCCTCGTGGCATTCTAATTAAATGTTCCTAAACCAGAGCTGTGGCCTCTCAATGTGCAGAAGTAGTTTGTTCAACTGTGAGAGAGAGACCCTGATCTTTGAGCATTTGCTCCCTGTCGAAATATGTTACTCCAGGGATCCTTTGGAGGAAGAACCCCAGGCCGCTTGTGTTTGTGATTGTTGACTATCTATTATAatatgaaattgtttttttttatttttttatataagcttcaaaactttctttgttaataatatatattcagttcAGTTTGTCacgacattattattttttttgtctgttttctcCTTTGAAGGAATCAAATACATGTGATATAATTCCACAAAACTCAGAGAAGACATTGGCAGAATCTGAATTTAAACCACAATCTGGTAAGTAATTCCTTTATGCAGTTGGTTCTTTTCGTCTgccccaccccctttttttccctcttttattGCCTGTAACTGTCTTTGATGCGGTCATGGGCAACCTACAGCTTGTAGAACTTTCTGAATGGCTCACCTATGCAATCACCGGCAACTTGTGGCTTGTGGAACTTAACCGAATAACTCACctaacaaaaaattaccttgaatttttttctagTAGTGCAGACCATCTAACATCTCGTATGATCCCCTTTTCAAAAAATCTTGCCCATGCCTGATCAAAGATTTATATCAGAAAGACATacatttgatcatcatcatcatttttttaattttttctctaaACTAGTAAGGGCTGGAGGGTTCAGTGTAATACTGCATTGTCAGTGCATTCGTTTTCCTTGTCTATAACCGTAACAAACCATAAGATCTCACCACTACTTCACAAGTTTTGTCTTGTCCCTTTGTGTACTGTGGTTACCTCCCATTGATATTGCATGGCTCCCACTACATTGCACACTCAAACTTGAACATCAACAAGGTGTACTGTAGTAAATTTCTACCTTAATCCATATGTATTTAAACTGGTCGTattcaaccaaaatattctacctgtttaatgttcaaaccagccaggtgCAGCTTCACACATTAACCCCACAACAAACCtacaaaactaaacaatcacatcattgaaatctgaaagctatgagataatgcacaattactacaagacaatgtgaataaataagcattacatttgacaaagttgTCTGAATATTACAGAGTTAAATATCTGAAAAAGCAACAGATGTTCAGGAAATTTCTCATGTGGTTCCactggaaattgaaaccacatcACTGTCTTGGCTTGCTTGGATTCTTGCCTtatgccttaacccttttgataccaacctgactgaaaccgcctctggttctgaagtacaaatgttttgaattaaaatcttccagcaaaccttagtcacaatttatgttctcaaCACTAACttaataactaatttattttactaaattctttatatttaaaattaattgaatgaaacacagagcatctcaacagaaatcatcatcgtttaacgtccgttctccatgctagcatgggttggacgattcgaccggggatctgggaagccagaaggctgcaccaggctccagtcttatctggcaatgtttctacagctggatgcccttcctaacgccaaccactccgtgagtgtagtgggtgctttttacgtgccacccgcacaggtgccaggcgaggctggcaacgaccacggtcggattggtgcaatttacgtgccaccggcacggaagccagtcgaggcggcgctggcatcggccacgattcggatagtggtaacaaaaaggttaacaaatgattaatttaacccttttgataacaacttatctgaaaccacctctggttctgtagcACAATTGtcctgttttcaaaagttttaaattaaaatcttccaccgaacCTTAATCactatttatgttcctaacattagctgaatgatatctaagttattttactaaattattggttatatttaaatttaattgaaagaaacacagagcatttcaacagaaatatgataatgagAGGGTTAAAAGCCATTTTGATAAGACTTGTTAAACTTTCTGACTTTATTTAACTATGATCAAAATGTGATTATTGTTgactctgttgttgttattgagccATATGTCTGATATGATTCAGTAAACatgtgatcaaagatattccatttGGGATCATTCTGTATTTTTCTTCAACCAATAAGTATCAATTTTGGAGGTTGTAGGGcgaaatttgagggagatttggttgctttttccCAGCAGTTGAGTAACTGCACAGGTTAGGTTTGGGAATCTTTTTTTACTAATGGAGGGAATTGTGATGTTCCTGtatgttgaaaaataatgaaacttTAATTTTGCAAATTTATAACTATGTAATTAATTTGCTAGTTTGATTTGAAAGAGTAAACTGTCTTaccatccactaccaccaccactatcatcatcatcatcatcatcatttaacatccatgttccatgctagcatgagttggatgatttgacaatcTGATGACTCCAAGGTCTGCATTGTGCTCCActgctttggtatgatttctatggctggatgcccttcctaatgccagccacttcacagtgtgtactAAATGCTTCCtcttgtgacaccagcactagtgaggggtcaccaagtaactggcAAGACAGGAGAAGAAAAAGCCCTCTACCTTATAAAGTTTATAAACTTTGTCAGCAAGTGATTTGAATGTGGGCAAATTTTTTCTAATCTCTGGCACGGAGATTTCTTCATTATCTTGAAAATAATGTGATTGTGCAATTTGCACAGTAACAAATACTTGAAAACTAATGTTAATGTttgctctcttttatttgttttagtcattggactgcagccatgttagggcactgccttgaagggtctaGTCAAGCAaatttgatcccagtacttattttttaagctatCAGTCTTTTcttgagccactaagttatgaggatataaACCAACCAATACCAGCTAAGTAGTCGTGTAGTACAAACACAGaaaacacatagatatgcatacacacacacacacacacacacacacacacacacacacacacacacacacacacacacacacatatatatgtatatgactggcttccatctatcaaatctacttatACTAGCAGACACTTCcacaaggtgccatggagtggtactgaacctaaaaccatgtggttgtgaaacagacttcttaccacatagccacacctgcatcgaaatatatatttcattatgctTATCTATAGAATGTTGCatctttattgattttctttttgaacaatgaattaaaaatgaatttgtttctttttttttttttctctctacagaGTCAAGTGGATCATCTCCATTGGTATCCAAGCCTCCTTTGGGATGTCCAAGAAAACGAGCGGGTACAGGAAGAAAACTGCCTTCATTACCCGCTGAATCTGGAGTGCCTCCAAGCAGCAAACCTCAAAAGCAAACTACTCctcaaaagaaagaggaaaaatggACCTCCTCTGAtgttggcaagaaaaaaaaatcgtttttaaCTTCGAATCAGAGCAATGGTGGTAATCGAACAAGAAGTAAAGTTGACACAGACCATGATACAGATAGATTGTTAAAAGATACAGAAACTGCCATGGCTGCTCTGGAAGCTAGAGTGACGAATCCTAGCATATCACAAGGCACTGATGGGTCCGAGTCAGATGTTTCTTCAAATACAAACTATAATTTTAGCAAAAACAGTGCACTTCGCTCTAGCAATCGGAGCCTTTCTGATCAGCCTAGTAGTCGTAAATCTTCATTCTCTGATAATGCAAAACCAAAAGCTTCATCCAAAAATGTAATCAATTCCAAAGAGAGGAACCCTCCAATTCAAAGAAATTATTCTAAGGGAAGTGAGAAAGGGTCAATAAGTTCAGATATTACAAGTGAATCTGAAGCCCTTGAAACTATGAGCAATAATTCTGACTTTAGTTTGGAATGTGGTAGTGAAGGAGATGGTTATAACCGCCGTGGCTCCAAAGGTAAAGGTGGCATTTCTATGACCAGACCAAACAGAGCATTCCAACTTAGACAAGCAAAAGCTCGTGGTGCTGAGGTAGTGGATAAACCCCCACCTCATTCTGGGAGTGGTAGGGGAACATCATTAAGTAGTACAGTTTCTAAAGCTAGTATGGTTAAAGGTAAGGTTAAAAGAGTCAATTCTGTAAATTTGCCTGCGGAAAGATTATCAGAAACTCAACGGAGTACTGGTCTTAGCACAGAATCCATCCACAAAAGTTATGAAAACATTAAAGGGAGTTCAAATTTCATGAGAACTGATGGTGGACGGTACAGTCTTAGAGTCAGACGGTCTGCTTCTACTTCTACTCCAAGAAACTCCAATGAATCATCGCGTATAAGATCAGATTTAAAATCAACCAAATCACAGCTGAAAGCTGCACATAGCACACCCGGACTGAATATTGTCAGCCTTTCTAGTAAAAGTAATTCACAGCCGACTAGTCGTTCAAATTCTCCAAGATCTGTTGATAAAAATAATCTGAAGCGACGTAAGGAATTTAACCAACGACAGCAGAAATCTTCAACGGGCAATTTGAGTTCAGGATCTTCTACCGACACGAAAAACACAAAAACTCAAGGGTCAGCATCTAAAGCTGAATGTTCTGAAGTGTCGATAAATAGTCGAATGATTCGGTCTGCATCTTTGGAGTTGTCGAAATACAAGAACTCTGTAGATGCAGTCTCTTCACAAAAAAGTTCATCAAGATCGTATCGAGATGTATCCAATATTGGTGAAGATCGTATCAAAAGTGGTTTTGTACCTTACAGTGGACTAGGAACATTCCAAAGTTGCCTTCGCCATCCAGAGGAATTTGATTATGGTAATGAAGAGAGGTTACTACTTCCGAAATCTATgcaggtatttttgtttgtttttgttttgttgttttttttaattacttgtgTTGCCCTTCCCCTCAAGTTTTACCTCCGTTATATTTATTACCTGTTGGTCATTTGTTAGTTGCTTCTTGTTATGGGAATGTTAACAGAGTGAAATTTTTAACTGTTTTCG
Proteins encoded in this region:
- the LOC115222684 gene encoding uncharacterized protein LOC115222684 isoform X7 is translated as MDEVDLAYYGMSFNPYSYNPETVNQEAPNHEEFEEQQRSNGNLQQNYESSYNGYISNDPNHTWPRKRRPKSWTSQSNYSSQLAEEKKRSSYHVESTVDAEQDYLNSIPPSIMKPSHSTLGNLQSQNNNLSYTKSDFVSMEGVPSAPEKTQPPVSHNNQISVKSPSYSEAGGANENNTYRTRNDITRIKKVTPLYGQPSWWGEPDIVENDPVDSSNSSQNQKKKCNDSETSDKPTKPGNLAVYNLQTDTSHNLEKYKNDPKYACTYMEISHRDFELENNSACRGSLSSSISKDSLVSHDSRKGSLEISSDHGKKQSSSERELSVEKTEPVNKVADAGGTAFTVEIGEQKPRKWNSLSEFMPSKIRRSFRERSERAMKQSTKDGTAPKFVEADSPPEQAKDGEILGEKGKAKTPKASQSSEGEEENHSKERKVMENNKISPSSFQTYKPASHQNDNEEISPPTCSGAASFLINKMFQGSNCPANVNPASTSPPSDYCLIPGSGAPASTGKFFDPSTEQDRYYDQKNLNGNKYCETTDKTCTDSSPEAQDLEAIEDKLSEAGTYTIEGDQEAKEEEELARKRIDNVFGVGQNIQRPIIVELKNLEQDSSTLGKESSEMNHVGKFLEDSKFYLNNGSNNNCSPEADVDQMEDIENLKDISPESNTCDIIPQNSEKTLAESEFKPQSESSGSSPLVSKPPLGCPRKRAGTGRKLPSLPAESGVPPSSKPQKQTTPQKKEEKWTSSDVGKKKKSFLTSNQSNGGNRTRSKVDTDHDTDRLLKDTETAMAALEARVTNPSISQGTDGSESDVSSNTNYNFSKNSALRSSNRSLSDQPSSRKSSFSDNAKPKASSKNVINSKERNPPIQRNYSKGSEKGSISSDITSESEALETMSNNSDFSLECGSEGDGYNRRGSKGKGGISMTRPNRAFQLRQAKARGAEVVDKPPPHSGSGRGTSLSSTVSKASMVKGKVKRVNSVNLPAERLSETQRSTGLSTESIHKSYENIKGSSNFMRTDGGRYSLRVRRSASTSTPRNSNESSRIRSDLKSTKSQLKAAHSTPGLNIVSLSSKSNSQPTSRSNSPRSVDKNNLKRRKEFNQRQQKSSTGNLSSGSSTDTKNTKTQGSASKAECSEVSINSRMIRSASLELSKYKNSVDAVSSQKSSSRSYRDVSNIGEDRIKSGFVPYSGLGTFQSCLRHPEEFDYGNEERLLLPKSMQDINKSSLTTYSYQSAFAPASKRKPYTSNLQSSFSTLQSSCRNSSLLKKDDVLAKKRELFNSRQETLPLVIALSPVHLYKLLGSQLSTDMSLNERSYDNIIISSIYQLSLKLKTATDRTIQKLRESNKVSQTPSPVDDYLTDPSSSEMPAWKSANQELAAILCILRKIEHRIHVIDRVLFPDKDNGIDSDGLTQREKQLYLQEIERIRTEIAGFQPIDNPEDKMWKKKQRHPQGNSSTCHAIGLTEEELF
- the LOC115222684 gene encoding centrosomal protein of 170 kDa protein B isoform X4 encodes the protein MGSSVDKRHAVVTFDHYLNKFKIKDLSTIHGTFINDVRIPEQEYITLEEKYTIRLGFSQSVYYIEQVFDTPYNVEEENGSPDKITTWPSNSHETMDEVDLAYYGMSFNPYSYNPETVNQEAPNHEEFEEQQRSNGNLQQNYESSYNGYISNDPNHTWPRKRRPKSWTSQSNYSSQLAEEKKRSSYHVESTVDAEQDYLNSIPPSIMKPSHSTLGNLQSQNNNLSYTKSDFVSMEGVPSAPEKTQPPVSHNNQISVKSPSYSEAGGANENNTYRTRNDITRIKKVTPLYGQPSWWGEPDIVENDPVDSSNSSQNQKKKCNDSETSDKPTKPGNLAVYNLQTDTSHNLEKYKNDPKYACTYMEISHRDFELENNSACRGSLSSSISKDSLVSHDSRKGSLEISSDHGKKQSSSERELSVEKTEPVNKVADAGGTAFTVEIGEQKPRKWNSLSEFMPSKIRRSFRERSERAMKQSTKDGTAPKFVEADSPPEQAKDGEILGEKGKAKTPKASQSSEGEEENHSKERKVMENNKISPSSFQTYKPASHQNDNEEISPPTCSGAASFLINKMFQGSNCPANVNPASTSPPSDYCLIPGSGAPASTGKFFDPSTEQDRYYDQKNLNGNKYCETTDKTCTDSSPEAQDLEAIEDKLSEAGTYTIEGDQEAKEEEELARKRIDNVFGVGQNIQRPIIVELKNLEQDSSTLGKESSEMNHVGKFLEDSKFYLNNGSNNNCSPEADVDQMEDIENLKDISPESNTCDIIPQNSEKTLAESEFKPQSESSGSSPLVSKPPLGCPRKRAGTGRKLPSLPAESGVPPSSKPQKQTTPQKKEEKWTSSDVGKKKKSFLTSNQSNGGNRTRSKVDTDHDTDRLLKDTETAMAALEARVTNPSISQGTDGSESDVSSNTNYNFSKNSALRSSNRSLSDQPSSRKSSFSDNAKPKASSKNVINSKERNPPIQRNYSKGSEKGSISSDITSESEALETMSNNSDFSLECGSEGDGYNRRGSKGKGGISMTRPNRAFQLRQAKARGAEVVDKPPPHSGSGRGTSLSSTVSKASMVKGKVKRVNSVNLPAERLSETQRSTGLSTESIHKSYENIKGSSNFMRTDGGRYSLRVRRSASTSTPRNSNESSRIRSDLKSTKSQLKAAHSTPGLNIVSLSSKSNSQPTSRSNSPRSVDKNNLKRRKEFNQRQQKSSTGNLSSGSSTDTKNTKTQGSASKAECSEVSINSRMIRSASLELSKYKNSVDAVSSQKSSSRSYRDVSNIGEDRIKSGFVPYSGLGTFQSCLRHPEEFDYGNEERLLLPKSMQDINKSSLTTYSYQSAFAPASKRKPYTSNLQSSFSTLQSSCRNSSLLKKDDVLAKKRELFNSRQETLPLVIALSPVHLYKLLGSQLSTDMSLNERSYDNIIISSIYQLSLKLKTATDRTIQKLRESNKVSQTPSPVDDYLTDPSSSEMPAWKSANQELAAILCILRKIEHRIHVIDRVLFPDKDNGIDSDGLTQREKQLYLQEIERIRTEIAGFQPIDNPEDKMWKKKQRHPQGNSSTCHAIGLTEEELF
- the LOC115222684 gene encoding centrosomal protein of 170 kDa protein B isoform X5, with translation MSEDKEKYLSPEWCMVDDQGQRYMLPKTMIFMGHEECDFIIEGSSVDKRHAVVTFDHYLNKFKIKDLSTIHGTFINDVRIPEQEYITLEEKYTIRLGFSQSVYYIEQVFDTPYNVEEENGSPDKITTWPSNSHETMDEVDLAYYGMSFNPYSYNPETVNQEAPNHEEFEEQQRSNGNLQQNYESSYNGYISNDPNHTWPRKRRPKSWTSQSNYSSQLAEEKKRSSYHVESTVDAEQDYLNSIPPSIMKPSHSTLGNLQSQNNNLSYTKSDFVSMEGVPSAPEKTQPPVSHNNQISVKSPSYSEAGGANENNTYRTRNDITRIKKVTPLYGQPSWWGEPDIVENDPVDSSNSSQNQKKKCNDSETSDKPTKPGNLAVYNLQTDTSHNLEKYKNDPKYACTYMEISHRDFELENNSACRGSLSSSISKDSLVSHDSRKGSLEISSDHGKKQSSSERELSVEKTEPVNKVADAGGTAFTVEIGEQKPRKWNSLSEFMPSKIRRSFRERSERAMKQSTKDGTAPKFVEADSPPEQAKDGEILGEKGKAKTPKASQSSEGEEENHSKERKVMENNKISPSSFQTYKPASHQNDNEEISPPTCSGAASFLINKMFQGSNCPANVNPASTSPPSDYCLIPGSGAPASTGKFFDPSTEQDRYYDQKNLNGNKYCETTDKTCTDSSPEAQDLEAIEDKLSEAGTYTIEGDQEAKEEEELARKRIDNVFGVGQNIQRPIIVELKNLEQDSSTLGKESSEMNHVGKFLEDSKFYLNNGSNNNCSPEADVDQMEDIENLKDISPESNTCDIIPQNSEKTLAESEFKPQSESSGSSPLVSKPPLGCPRKRAGTGRKLPSLPAESGVPPSSKPQKQTTPQKKEEKWTSSDVGKKKKSFLTSNQSNGGNRTRSKVDTDHDTDRLLKDTETAMAALEARVTNPSISQGTDGSESDVSSNTNYNFSKNSALRSSNRSLSDQPSSRKSSFSDNAKPKASSKNVINSKERNPPIQRNYSKGSEKGSISSDITSESEALETMSNNSDFSLECGSEGDGYNRRGSKGKGGISMTRPNRAFQLRQAKARGAEVVDKPPPHSGSGRGTSLSSTVSKASMVKGKVKRVNSVNLPAERLSETQRSTGLSTESIHKSYENIKGSSNFMRTDGGRYSLRVRRSASTSTPRNSNESSRIRSDLKSTKSQLKAAHSTPGLNIVSLSSKSNSQPTSRSNSPRSVDKNNLKRRKEFNQRQQKSSTGNLSSGSSTDTKNTKTQGSASKAECSEVSINSRMIRSASLELSKYKNSVDAVSSQKSSSRSYRDVSNIGEDRIKSGFVPYSGLGTFQSCLRHPEEFDYGNEERLLLPKSMQETLPLVIALSPVHLYKLLGSQLSTDMSLNERSYDNIIISSIYQLSLKLKTATDRTIQKLRESNKVSQTPSPVDDYLTDPSSSEMPAWKSANQELAAILCILRKIEHRIHVIDRVLFPDKDNGIDSDGLTQREKQLYLQEIERIRTEIAGFQPIDNPEDKMWKKKQRHPQGNSSTCHAIGLTEEELF